TCCCACCCTCGAGGACGCCTTCGTCCTCGCGGCCGAACGCGACGAGCTGGTCGCGTGAAGACGGCGCCGGCTCTCCGCCCCGCTCTCCCCCCGGACGTCTTCCTCCGGGCCGAAGGGCTCGTGAGGAAGTTCGGGTCGTTCGTCGCCGTCGACGGCGTCAGCTTCGACATCCCCCGCGGGAAGGTCTTCGGCTTCCTCGGCCCGAACGGTTCGGGCAAGTCGACCACCATCCGGATGCTCACCGGCCTCCTCGCTCCCACCGATGGGACCGCGACGGCGTTCGGCGGCCTCGACGTACGCCGGGACACCGAGAAGTGGAAGAGCCGCCTCGGCTACATGAGCCAGAAGTTCTCCCTTTACCTCGACCTCTCCGTGCGGGAGAACCTGGAGTTCTTCGGGACGGTCTACGGCCTCGGGAACTCGCAGCTGGGGGACCGGGTCGACAGCCTCGCGGCGCGCCTGCGCTTCACGAAGGTCCTCCCCGAGATCACCGACTCGCTCTCGACGGGAATGCGCCAGCGCGTCGCTCTCGCCGCGGCCCTCCTCCACGAGCCGGAGCTCCTCTTCCTGGACGAGCCGACGGGCGGCGTCGACCCGAAGGGCCGGCGCCTCTTCTGGGACCTGATCTACGAGCTCGCCGCCGAGCGCGGCATGACCGTCCTCGTGACGACCCACTACATGGACGAGGCCGAGCAGTGCGACACGCTCGCCTTCATCCTCGAAGGGAACCTGATCGCCTCGGGTGCGCCCCACGACCTCAAGGCGTCGCTGGACGACCGCCTCCTCGAGGTCCCGGCCGGCGCCGACCCGTTCGGCGCCCTCGCGCGGCTCCGGCGCGAGGACGCTCTCGAGGACGCCTACCTCATGGGGGTGCGCCTGCGCGCCGTCGGCCGGCCCGGGCGGACGGCCGAGGCCCGGACGCTCCTCGCTCCGTTCGGCACCCCGCGCGAAGCCGAGCCCTCGCTCGAGGACGTCTTCGTGTCGCTCGCCCGGAGCCGCGCCGAGAAGAAAGAGAAGGTGGCCGCGTGAAGAGGCTCCTCGCCCTGGCCCGCAAAGAGTTCCTCCAGCTGCGCCGGGACACGATCTCCGTCCGGATGATGGTGATGGTCCCGATCATGCAGACGATGATCTTCGGCTACGCCATCAACTACGACGTCAAGCACCTGAAGACGGTCGTCTACGACGAGTGCCTCTCCTTCGACAGCCGCGAGCTCGTGGCGAAGATGACCGCGAGCGAGTACTTCGAGGTCGTCGGCAACGTCCGCTCGCTCGCCGAGGTCCGGCAAACGCTCGACGCGGGCCACGCCTCGGTCGCCCTCGTCATCGACCGCGACTACGGCGAGGCCCGTCACCGCGGCACCCCGGCCCGCGCGCTCCTCATCGTCAACGCGTCCGACACGACGACCGCCTCGCAGGCGATGTCGATCGCGGGCGGCATCTCGAACCAGCTCTCCGTCCGGACTCTCGCGAAGCGGGCCGGCTGGAAGGAGAAGGCCCTTCCCGTCGATCTCCGCGTCCGCCCCTGGTACAACCCCGACATGAGGACGGCGACGTTCATCATCCCGGGCCTCATCGCGATCATCCTCACGTTCACGCTCATCCAGTACACGGCGATGGCGATCGTGAGGGAGCGCGAGCGGGGAACGCTGGAGCAGCTCCAGGTCACGCCCGTCACCCGTTTCGAGATCATCCTCGGGAAGATCTTCCCGTTCGTCCTCATCGGGATCTTCCAGCTGACGCTGATCGTCGTCCTGATGAGGTTCCTCTTCCGCGTCCCGATCGCCGGGAGCGTCGTCCAGCTCTACCTCGCCGGCCTCATCTTCATCGCCGCCGTCCTGGGGCTCGGGATGCTCCTCTCGACGATCGCGAAGACGCAGATGCAGGCGATGCAGCTCTCCTTCCTCTTCCTCCTCCCCTTCGTCTTCCTCTCCGGCTACGTCTTTCCCATCGACGGCATGCCGCGCTTCTTCCAGGTGATCACCTACGCGATTCCCGCGCGCTACTTCATCGCGATCATCCGCGGCATCGTCCTGCGCGGCGCGAGCCTCGCGCAGCTCTGGGAGCCGCTCGCCGCCCTGACGGGCTTCACCGTCGTCATCGTCGGGCTCGCCGTGATGCGCTTCAAGAAGACGAACGACTGAAACGCCGGGTGTCGCAGGGACGGGGGGTCTGGTCTACGTTCTACACTCTGCGCCGCAGCGCAGAGTGTAGAACGTAGACCAGACCCCTTCTGTCTTAAGACCCCTTTTGTCTCACGCGATCGCGCGGAGGGCCTCTCCGAGACGATGGATTTCTTCGGGCGTGTTGTAGTGGACGGCACCGACGCGGACCATTCCGCCCTTCCCCTCGAGGCCGAGGCGCTCCGTGACACCGACGGCGTAGTAGTTGCCGTCCCAGACGCGGAAGCCGCGCCGCCCGAGCTCCTCTGCGATCGCCCGAGGGTGGTGACCCTCGAGCGTGAACGAGAACGTCGGCACGCGCTCGTCGAAGCGGAGCGGGTCGGTGAGGCCGCGGATCGTGAGGCCCGGGACGGCCGCGAGCGCCTCGCCCAGGGCCCGTGACAGCGTCGATTCCCAGGTGTGGATCGCCGTCATCGCGGACTTGAGCTTGAGGCGCCGGCCCTGGTAGCGGCCCGCGAGGGACGGGATCGCATCGTCGCCGAATGTCTCTCCCAGCCACGCGAGGTACTCGAGCGCGCCGAGGGTCCCGGCGATCGCCTCGAAGCTCTGCGTCCCGGTCTCCCAGCGATCGGGAGAAGCGGCGCCCGCGGGGCGCACCTTGTAGGCGAACGTCCGCTCGAGGAGCGCGTGCCGCCCCCAGAGGATGCCGAGGTGCGGACCGAAGAACTTGTAGGCCGAACAGGCGAGGAAGTCGACACCAACAGCCGCTACGTCGATCGGGCCGTGCGGGGCGAAGTGGACGGCGTCGACGTAGAGGAGCGCTCCCGCCGCGTGCGCCGCCTCGGCCGCGCCCGCGACGTCGTTCACCGTTCCGACGGAGTTCGATGCCCATCCCACGGCCACGAGCCTGGTCTTCTCGCAGACGAGGGACCTGAGGTGCTCGACGTTCCACGTGCAGTCGGCCGGGTCGAAGTCGAGCCAGCGCACAGTGACGCCGCGGTCCGCCGCAGCGAGAAGCCAGGGCGAGACGTTCGCGTCGTGGTCGAGGCGCGTCAGGACGATCTCGTCCCCCGGCTTCCAGTCGCGCGAGAGGCTCCGCGCCATCTGGAACGTCAGTGTCGTCATGTTCGGACCAAACGCGATCTCCTCCGGCCGCGCCGCACCGAGGAAGTCGGCCACCGCCGATCTGGCCTCTGCGACGACCTCGTCGGAGGCGCGGCTCGTCGGGAAGGCCCCGCCGTGGTTCGCGTTCGTCTCGTGGAGGTATCGGACGATCCGGTCGGTCACCGCGCGCGGGACCTGCGTGCCGCCCGGGTTGTCGAGGATCACGTCGCCGGAGGCGAGGGCGGGAAAACGGGAGCGGATCGCTTCGAGATCGAGCATCCCGAAAGGTTAACGCGGACCGGTCAGGAGCGCCTCTTCTCCTTCGCGATCCTCTGGCGCAGTCCGCGGAGCTCCTCGAGGCGCTTTTTCATGTCCGCCTCCCGCCCTGCCCCCTTCGGCTCGTAGTACCGGCGGCCCGCGACGGCGTCGGGGAGGCACGTCAGGCCCGCCGTCCCCTCCGCCGTGTCGTGCGCGTAGACATAGCCCGTCCCGTACCCTTCGGCTTTCATCAGCGTGGTCGGGGCGTTCAGGATCGCCTTCGGCGGCGGCTCGTTCGGCCGGTCGGCCACGTCCTTCGCCGCGGCACCGTAGGCCGTGTAGAGGGCGTTCGACTTCGGCGCGAGCGCGAGGTAGACCGCCGCCTCGGCCAGGGCGAGGGCCCCCTCGGGCATCCCGAGGAAGTGGACCGCGTCGCGCGCCGCCATCGCGAGACGCAGGGCGTTTGGGTCGGCGAGCCCGACGTCCTCGGTCGAGGCCCGCACGAGCCGGCGGGCCACGAAGAGAGGGTCCTCCCCTGCTTCGAGCATGCGCGCGAGCCAGTAGACCGACGCGTCGGCGTCGGAATCGCGGATCGACTTGTGGAGCGCAGAAATGAGGTTGTAGTGCTCTTCCCCCGACTTGTCGAAGAGGAGCGACTTGCGCGAGTAGATCTCCCCGAGGAGCGGCGCCGTCAGGACGGCACCGTCCCCCGCATGGTCCGCGGCGGTCTCGAGGGCGTTCAGGGCTCGCCTGGCGTCGCCGTCGGAGAAGCCGACGAGCCAGTCGACGGCCCCCTCCCCGAGCGTCACCCGCCCGCCCAGGCCGCGATCGGGCTCCTCGGCGGCCCGGCGGAGGATCTCCGCGAGGTCGTCCCTCGAGAGAGGCGGAAGGACGACGACGCGCATCCGCGAAAGGAGGGCTCCGTTCAGCTCGAACGAAGGGTTCTCGGTCGTCGCGCCGACGAGCGTCGCCGCGCCCGACTCGACGTACGGCAGGAAGACGTCCTGCTGGGCCCGGTTGAAGCGGTGGATCTCGTCGACGAAGAGGAGCGTCCGCTCCCCGCGTGTGGCGAGGCGCTTCGACTCCTCGAGGACCTCGCGGATCTCCTTGACCCCTGCGATCACGGCGGAGAAGGCGAGAAACCGGGACTTCGTCCGGGCGGCGATGATCCGGGCGAGCGTCGTCTTGCCGGTCCCGGGCGGCCCCCAGAGGACGAGGGACGGAACGCGATCGGCGGCGATGGCCCGCCCGAGCAGCGAGGCGGGGCCGGCGACCGAGTCCGGCAGGCGCATCTCGGAGAGGTCGCGCGGCCGGACCCGTTCGGCCAGCGGCGCCACCGAGGGCGCTGCCGGCCGGTCTGGCAGGAACTCCTCGAAAAGGTCGCCGCTGGGCGACTTCACTTCTCTGGGTGGGCGGCGCCGATCTGCTGCTCGAGACCCGCGAGCGCCGGGAGCCCGGGATGCTCCCTCTTGAGGCGCGCGAGGGCCGCGTCCGCCTCGGCGTGCGCGTGCTTGTCCAGGGCCAGGACGACGACCTCGTTGTAGAGCGACTGCCAGTGCTTCGGGTCGATGGCGCGTGCCTTCCGGAAGAGATCCAGCGCCCTGTCGACATCCCCCACGTTCCGGCAGGCCGTGCCGAGGTCGGTCATGACGTTCGGGTCGTCCGAACGGATCTTCAGGGCCTTCTCGTAGGCGTCGATCGCCTGGGCATACTCGCGGGCATCGTAGGCCGCGTTTCCGAGGTGGACGAGGGCGTCGTAATCGCCCGGCTTCGCGGCGACGACGGCCAGGGCATCCTGCACGCGCTGCCGAACCTCCGGGTTTATCGCGGGCGCCGCCGGCATCGCCGCCGAGCTGCCGTCCAGGGGCGGAGCCCCGGGAACACCGGCGTGCGGGTCGGCCCCCATCGCGGGAAGGGGCGTCGCTGCCGTGTGCCGGCCCTCGAGGGAGACCCAGGCGCCGGCGAAGCCGACGAGGGCCCCGAGGGCGGCGAAGAGGATCCGGTCGCCCCAGCGGGGCGCCGTGGATACCGTCGCCGCGGCCTCGCGCTTCTGGCGACCCTCTCCCCGAGAAGCGGCACGGGCCTCGGGAGGAGGGGGAAGGTGATCGTCGTGGCTCAGGGGGAACCTCCGTCGTCTTCTTCGTCGGGAAGCAGCGTGGCCGACCAGGTCCCGGCCACCGGGCCGATCGCCGGCGCTATGGCCGTCGCTTCCCACGTTCCTGTAATCCGCTTCGCCAGGGGCTGGACGCGCCCGTAGAACGTCGCGTCGAATCCGCGCTCGGAGTCGACCCTCTGGATCGACACTTTGTCCCCGATGAACGTCCCGCGGAGCGAGCCGCGGAAGTCCCCGTCGAGGACGTAGTCCCCTGAGAGCAGGGTTCCGTCGAGGACGAGCCGGTAGATTCCCCGCCGTCCGCCAGGGTCGATGACGGTCTGCCAGCGTCCCGTCACGGGGTCGGCCGGCCGGCGGGACACGGAGCGTCTCCGGGCGATCTCTTCCTGGAGCATGCCGACGCGCTGGGCCCGGTCGAGCAGGCGCGACACGGCCGTTCGGCGGTTCTCCTGGGCGGCGCGCGCACGCGCCTCGGCCTCCACCACCCGCTCCTCGTCGTCCCGCAGCTCTCCGACCTCGGTCTCCCCTCCGCGAAGGGCGTCGAGCAGCCGCTGCCGGGCCGACGCGGCCGCCGCGTCGCTGCGCGAGGCCGCGGCCGTGAGCCGGTCCACTTCCATCAGGTCGAAGACCCGGGCCTTGCGCTCGAGGTCCAGCGCCACGAGGAGGCTCTCCAGAGACGGGTCCGGCCTCGCCGCGTGTGCCGCGACGGGAAGGCTCAGGAAGAGGGCCAGAATGAAGCCGGCCGACGCTCGCTGCGACATCGTAACGACTATACGGGAGCGGCCGGGCCCCTGTCGCTTTCCCTGGAGATCAGCGCGGCGAAGGGCCGAGACTGCGGCGCCGGGCGACCGACCGGTCGAGGGCGCGCTCGACATCGAGGTCGACCTCCGTCTCGGCAGCCCCGCTGACCTGGGCGATCTCGGAGACGATGAGATACCGGGCCCGCTCGTACATCTTCTTCTCGCGGAACGAGAGCGTCTTCTGCTTCTGGACCCAGTTGAGGTTCTTGAGGACGTCCGCGATGTCCGAAAGTGCGCCAGAGCGCATCTTGTCGAGGTTCTGCTTGAAGCGGCCCTTCCAGTCGCCGTTGGACTGGAAGCTGCCGTCCTCGAGGACCTTGAAGACGACGCTGACGTCCTGCCTCCGGGTCAGGGGCCTGAGGCCCACCCGGTCGGAATTCCCGACCGGCACCACGACCCTCGAGTTGTTGGCCAGCAGCCGGACCTGATAGCAGGGATGAGCCCGGCCGTCGAAGAGCGAGTCTTCGACGGTCTCAACGACTCCCACACCGTGGTTCGGGTAGACGAGCTTATCGCCGATGTTGAAAACCACCGGATCCGCCTCCTGCGCTATCGGACCTGCTAGGTTACGCGGCCCAGGGGCGGGGGTCAATGGGAGTTCGTAAGCGGGGAGAGGGCGGACCGGAAGGATCCGCGCGAACGTCCCGGAGCGAGGTACCAGGTGGATCGGGCTTTTCGATGGTGCCGGAGGCGGGAGTCGAACCCGCACGACCTTGCGATCGGGGGATTTTGAGTCCCCTGCGTCTGCCATTCCGCCACTCCGGCTCGGGCGGGGAGTCTAGCAGCGTCGGGTCAGGCCCAGTCGAGGCGGACCGAGGCGTGGAGGTGCGCCAGGAGCGCTCCGAGCCCGGCTCCGAGAGCGTTCCAGAAGACGTCGTTCACGTCGGCCGCACGGGTCGGGAGAAAGAACTGGACCGTCTCGATGCCCACGCTGAAGACCAGACCGAAAAAGACGACCTCTGCGTGATTCCTCCATCGCTCCCGTCCCCGCCCGTCGACGAACTTCCAGGCGAGGAAGCCCCAGACGGCAAACATCACGAGGTTGCCGACGAGCCCGAGGAGGCCGAGGACGAACCGGTTCGAGAAGACCCCGGCCTTTCCCGCGCTCGCCCGGAGACGGGCGAGATCGTCGAAGGGGACGAGGTTCGTCACGACCCCGGGCCGTCCCTCGACGAGGAGGGTCCCCGCCAGGACGAGCGCCGTGTAGGCGAGAAGGAGAAACCCCTGAACGCCCTTCCCGACGACGAGACGCTTCACGGCCTTTCCGCCTTTCCGCATTCGGGCCACGGGCGCATCTCCCTCGCCACCGAACGTCGCACCTGGCGGCACGTCGCGTCGACGCTTCCGGTGGCCGGACCGAGGCGACCGCCTGCGGCGGCGACGACGGCAGCGTCAGCCGGAAACCGGGAGGCTCGACCGAGGTTCACTGCCACGAGCTTACCGGATCGACGGCGCGCCGATCGGCGGGAGGTCGAATCCACAGAGAACGTGACCTGCAACACCGTCCCGGAACTCTTCGGGTCACGGTACGTAGGTTGCTTGGGTACAGAATGGACGTCCCGCGCCGGGCCCGGAGGCCAAAAAGGAGGACGCGGGACACCTGGAGGATGAAGAAATGAGATTGACCCCCCGTTTCGCCCTGCTCGGCCTCACGGCAGCGCTGGCACTCGCCACGCCGGCTTTCGCCCAGGATCGTACCGGCAGCGTCGAGATCACGCCCGTCATCGGGGCCACGTTCGGGGGAACGTTCGAGTCCGGAACGCTCGCCTTCTACAACGGCGAGGCGGAGACGTCCACCGAGGTCGCCTACGGACTGCGGCTCGGCTTCAACGTCGCGAACAATTTCACCATCGAGGCCAGCTACCTGCAGTCGGACCCCGAGCTGACGATCGAAGGGAGCGGGGCCATCGGAAGCCCGTCCAGAGAGATCGGGAAGATGGAAATGCGGCTCTACGAGCTCAACTTCCTCGTCCCGTGGGGCACCGGCAAGGTCCGTCCCTACTTCACGATCGGCGGCGGCGTGCATACGTTCCGGCCGGTCATCGACGGCTACTCCGCCTCCACAGACTCCCGGGCCACGGGTACTCTCGGCTTCGGCCTGAAGGCGTTCGCCACCCCGAACATCGGATTCCGGTTCGAAGGGAAGCTGCGGACGACCTACATCAACAGCGGAGACGACTACTGGGAGTGCGACGAGTGGTGCGACGGCTACTACTACGGCGACAGCCAGTGGTACGTGAGCGGCGAGGCGACCGCGGGAGTCGTGTTCGCCTTCTGACCCCCCCGGTCTCCGAAACGGCCTTCAGCGAGCCCGGCGGACGAGGATCCGCCGGGTTTCGTCGTTCTCCAGGGAAATCTCGATCTCGACGGCATCCCGTTCCTTCTCCAGCCCCTCCGGCCACTCCACGACGACGACAGCGCCCCTCTCGCGGGCTTCGGCGAGGCCGAGGTCGTCGGTCGCGACGCCCCGGGAGGACGTCCCGAGGAGCCTGTAGAGGTCGGCGTGGACGAGGATCGGAGGCTCCCCCGCCATCCCGTACTCGTGAACCAGCGCGAAGGTAGGCGAGGCGACCTCGCTCGCGTCGGCCCCCATCCCCTCGGCCAGCCCTCGAACCAGCTCGGTCTTCCCTGCGCCGAGGGGTCCCGAGAGGAGGACGAGGTCTCCGGGCGACAGGAGCGGCGCGAGGCGGCGTCCGACTTCCCGTGTCTCACCGGCCGAGTGAGAGAAGGCCTCCATCGATGGGTCGGTCACGACCGGGTCGACTCGCCGACGACCCTGATGGCTTCGCGTAGGGCCTCGACGACGTCGGAAGCGACGAGAGCCTCCTCCCCTTCTCGTTCGCGGGCCAGGTCGCCGGCGAGCCCGTGGAGGAAGGCGCCCGCCCGGGCCGCGTCCAGGGCCGAAAGGCCGCGCGCCAGGAGCGCCCCGACGACGCCCGTCAGGACGTCGCCGCTGCCACCCGAGGCCATCCCGGGGTTCCCGGAGAGGATCCTGACGGCGGACCCCCCCCGGATCGGCGACGACCGATCGAAAGCCCTTGAGGACGACCGCAGCCCCCGACCGCTCCGCGAGCCTCCTGGCGGCGCCTTCGGCGTCGGCGACGATGGCGGCCGTCGAGACCCCCAGGAGGCGTGCCGCCTCTCCGGGGTGAGGGGTCACGACGCTGGGACCGCTCCGGCCTCTCAGGACCTCGGGCCGTCCCTCGAGGAGGTTCAGCGCGTCGGCATCGAAGACGGCCGGGAGAACGCAGGCGAGCGCCTCGTCGAGAAGCACGCGGGAGGTGGCCGACCTCCCGAGCCCCGGCCCGACGGCGAGAGCCGTCAGTCCGGAGGGAGCGAGGACGGCCGACGTCGTCGCCTCTGCCACCAGGGTGTGGATCGCCGCACGGCTCGCCTCTTCCGCGACGACGACGACCTTCCCGGCGCCGCAGCGGAACGCCGCGCGCGCTGCCAGGGCCGCGGCCCCCGCCATCCCCCAGGCACCGCCGACGACGCCGAGGGTCCCGAACGTCCCCTTGTGCGCGGCCGCCGGCCGCCGCGGGAAGGCTGGGGCGACGTCGCGAGCGGTGACCGCCTCCGGGGCACCGGGGGCTCCTTCCCAGGGGAGCAGGCCGATGTCGGCCACGACGACCCGTCCGCAGGAGCCGGCGGCCGGAGCCAGGAAGTGGGCGAGCTTCGGGAACCCGAACGTGACCGTCAGGTCGGCGCGAACGTGCGGGACGTCCGAGCGGCCCGATCCGGAATCGAGACCAGACGGCACGTCGACCGCAACGACGAACGCCCGGCGGGAGGAGGCGAGCCGGACAGCGAGTGCGTGAAGGGACGCCTCCTCGAGCGGCCGTGACAGGCCCGTGCCGAACAGGGCGTCGACGACGAGCGTGGCCCCACCGAGCGCCTCGAGTCCCGAAGGATCGTCGACCTCGACGACGACCGCCCCCTCGTCCTCCACCCGATGCAGCATCGTGGCGGCGTCGCCCGACACCCTCCCCCGGTTCCCGACGAGGAGAAGCGTGACGTCTCCGACGGCGGGGCTCCGTCGCAGCAGCCGGGCGGCGCCGGAGCCATCCCCTCCGTTGTTCCCCGTTCCGCAGAGGACGACGACCCTTTCGCCCCGGAGCGGCGCGACCTCGATCGCACGGACGCACTCGCGCGCGACGGCCTCCGAGGCGCGTTCCATGAGGACGATGCCGGGCGTCCCCGCCGCGATCGTCCTTGCATCCGCCTCGCGGGCCGCGGCCGCCCCGAGCACCTTCACGCGGCCCCCGGCGACTCGAGGAGGGCGGGGCTTCGCGGGGGGGTCACTTTCCCTTCGGCCCCGCCTCCGGCGGCAGGACGGACACGAAGACGGACTGCTGGACGTAGCTGACGGTGTTCGTCGGTTCGTCACGGACGGCCAGGGACAGCCTCTGGCCGCCCGGGATCATCAGGAGGCGAACGTCGTAGACGAAGTCCCGTCGGGAGAGGTTTCCGAGCTCCTTCGCGTCGACCTCGACCGGGACGACCTGGTTCGCGAGCTCGGACTGCTTGCCTTCCGAGTCGACGACGATGAAGTAGAGGATCACGCGGCCCCGTGCCGTCGGGCCCTCCGGAAGGAGGGTGATCCGGCTGAACGGCACGCGGATCCGGATCGGGACGAGATAGTTCCGCTCGTCGGCCGGGGCGGGCTGGCCGACCTCGACGCCGACGGCGAGAGGGTTGTCGTCGCGCGCGAAGTAGAGGGCCGAGGTGACCCCCTCGGTGATGCGCGTCTCGATCCCCTTCTCGACGTAGCTCCGCCGGGAGCGCGCCACCAGCCCCTTCTTCTTCATCTTCACCTGCACCTTGCGCGGGCGTTCGCCGCCCGACTTCAGGCTCCGGTACCCGACGGAGTAGTAGGAGGAGTAGTCGCCCTGCATGTCCTTCAGCGGGCCCATGACGTCGTTCCGGTTCAGGATCGCCTTGCCGCCCGTTTCCTCGGCCATCAGCTGGATCATCGACTGCAGGTTCGTCCTCTCGATGAAAGGGTCGATCTTGGCCTCGGTCGTGCGGTTCTCGGCGCTGATGCCGGAGTCGATCGAGAGACCGGATGCGTCGACCATGTACATCGAGACCCCGGCCGCGTTGGCGGCCCGGATGATTCCGAGGTACGCAGACGTCTTGTCGAACTCGAACTGCGAAAGCCCGCCGGTCTGGGTCCGGAACTTGTCCTGGACGTACTTCCACAGCTCGGCTCCGGGGGACTGCGGCAGCCCCTCGGACAGGTGCAGGAGGATCTTCCGCCCCTCGACCCCGGCGAGCTGGTCGATCGTCTTCTTCAGGGCGTCCACGGTGAAGTCGATGTCGTTCTTGTAGGCGAGCGCGTACTGCCGCGCCTCCGTGAACGCCTCGGTCTCGGAGGTGGAGTCGTCGATCCGCCGGAGGATGTCCCTGCGCTCGCTGAGGCGGGTCTGGCCGAGGGTCGAGAGGTCCTCCTGCTGCTTGAGGACGTCGGAGATCTCCCGGCCGTCGTTCGTGAACTTGCGGCGCACCTTCAGCGTGCGGTCCCAGGTGACGACCATCGCCTCGACGTTGCCCGACACGTTTTCGCGGACCCACGTCTGGACGCCCCTGAGGACCCGGTTCCGGTTGAACGGCTGCAGGCTGAGGTTGTCGATGAAGATGACGATCCGGGTCCTCGGCACGGGAAGCGGCGCGACCGCAGGATCGGCGGGCTCCGGAGCGGGTTGCGGGACGACGGCCGGAGCGGCCGCCGGCGGCGT
The sequence above is a segment of the Holophagales bacterium genome. Coding sequences within it:
- a CDS encoding VWA domain-containing protein → MVFSRPSPPAVATALLAVLPALVLSAAPQGPAPTPRPGPLVRNVDVTVTNIDVVVTDSKGNRIRGLTKGDFDVFEDGQLQPLTNFYAVDGGRVVYFGDEPVPGEAPTAATPPAAAPAVVPQPAPEPADPAVAPLPVPRTRIVIFIDNLSLQPFNRNRVLRGVQTWVRENVSGNVEAMVVTWDRTLKVRRKFTNDGREISDVLKQQEDLSTLGQTRLSERRDILRRIDDSTSETEAFTEARQYALAYKNDIDFTVDALKKTIDQLAGVEGRKILLHLSEGLPQSPGAELWKYVQDKFRTQTGGLSQFEFDKTSAYLGIIRAANAAGVSMYMVDASGLSIDSGISAENRTTEAKIDPFIERTNLQSMIQLMAEETGGKAILNRNDVMGPLKDMQGDYSSYYSVGYRSLKSGGERPRKVQVKMKKKGLVARSRRSYVEKGIETRITEGVTSALYFARDDNPLAVGVEVGQPAPADERNYLVPIRIRVPFSRITLLPEGPTARGRVILYFIVVDSEGKQSELANQVVPVEVDAKELGNLSRRDFVYDVRLLMIPGGQRLSLAVRDEPTNTVSYVQQSVFVSVLPPEAGPKGK